From Hyphomicrobiales bacterium:
AATACGGACCGGTCGGTCGCGGCGAGGCGAACCCCCGCCGCGTCGACGCAGCCCTTATTGCTGCATCATTTTTTTGCGTTTTTCGGCGCGGCGCTTGCGGATGGCAAGCGTGTCCTTGGCCATGTCGAGATAGGCAAGCTGCAACGCTTC
This genomic window contains:
- a CDS encoding twin-arginine translocation pathway signal protein, translating into EALQLAYLDMAKDTLAIRKRRAEKRKKMMQQ